atgctctagggagacattgagcaaaatcaaggaccagtatgtcctagatgtCGTCAATATCGTCTACTGTATAGCaattttcgtggtcttcatgcaaatatgcaagaccttacagttgcgtccagacagtatgatattcttttgtgctcagaaacattggttcctaatatgaggcactcatctaagctccttgtaactggttttgagaagccaataatCAATAATGTTGAAACCCAATGCCaaccctagggccaggggaatggcggtgtatattaggactgagtaccctgcttctcttaagtcctgccatgaatgtggatgtcatgagattcaggtaataaaagtttgtggcaggcataacaacttctatttgtgttcgatctaccggaatccagacatggatgattctatctttgattgtcttcttaccactatggctaagatacaagatgacagaaaggcctcttttgtgtttgttagtgattttaatgctcaccatagggagtggttaaattctgtttctcctaccaatcggcatggcttaagaacttgagactttgcttctgaatcaggctgtgagcaagagcaaatcacaagtgaagctactcacaggtctggcaactgcttggacctcgtatgcacGGACTCCCCTggaattataacaagtaaggttggttctccagttagggCATGTGatcctgccttgatttcattagtagtgaagactgagcagcctgtccttaatGAATCTTACTCACGTAAGATTTATTtggaatctcaagcagactggaatgggattttgcatgatcttttgggcttaaattggtcacaattgcatggtagtgttgatcctgtagtccctttgaatgagaatctagtctatataattgacaggcgtatcccttctcgtgtactaaggacaaaccatggctcaatgatgattgtagacatgcttattcgGAGAAGCAGGACGCTTTTCATATTTGGaaggtagcagatcagatttgacatgaaataactatactcagtttagagctttggctcagagagtttatgcttcaactaaaaaacaatacaatttaaccataaaagaaccccTTTCTGGTACATCCCAGGAGCACAAGTGgtggatgtggtatcatgtagtcccatgtagctatgaataaagggcagtctctacctagcacccaagccatcaagacctgtcttttaatcactgcaacctcttgcatattatatcatggtggcagcgtggtaacgcaccccacgccattccatcaacaaacccggaccatagagactgccctttattcatagctacatgggactacatgataccacagtggactacccttaaatctgaactctttggtgtagatgcaccatttcctcctttacttaaaccgcatggctctgttactcactgtccaaaggaaaaggcaacccttttggcagatgtgtttaacagcaagcagagtaatgtgaaactcgaacttcctcattcctgttttcctgaggctaaactaactagtttagctttttgatctcgtgaaatttaagctctcttgatggaccttgaggcttataaaggtgtagacccaaatggtatttttcctttgttttttataaagacagcagatttcttagctccaaagttatctgttattttgcgcaagtccgcaagaagaggagcttttatccctttatggagaattggtaatgctactccactCTGTAAATGTGTTGTTggttgctcaagtccaactgattaccacccaattcccATAACTaccaaattatctaaagtttttgaacatcttttggcaaaatttctcaataggtttgctgaaggtaatgatctgttccctagtttgcaatttggttttcgtaaaggccttgaagcatgtcatgcccttcttacaatctccaatgctgtacagaaagcccttgattgtggtcaagaagttcgtatgattggccttgattttagtgctgcctttgaccgtgttaatcatgatgccctttttttcaaactcgaacagttgggagtaggtgggtcattttttagcatcattatcgattttttaagtaatagatcccaaagagatgttgttgatgggcaccataatgagtataagaatgtgatatctggtgttcctcaggggtagtgttcttagcccatttctttcatactataaacacatgataCGTGGTTTGGTCTgcaaaacaagcttgctgcatatgcagatgatgatactctctttgcatcaattctatctcctgaatatagatttggggttgctgaatcccttgaatagagatctagcaaaactcaaagtatgattgtaagtagctcaaggaccatggctcctcaacatctggatctcagcattgataatgtttctttaactatgtatgacccttttgaaattttaagtgtgattctcgacagcaaatttacttttgagaaatacattaggtctgtgtcttcttcaattgcacaaataattggcttattgagaaattctttcaagatttttggtgatcaatctattctgaagaagtgttttaattctttcattttaccttgtttcgagtattgttctcttgtctggtcttcagctgccgattctcatcttaatttgtaagacaggaactttcggtctattaaatttcttattcctgatctagatattaatctctgacgctgtcgctcaattagttcattatgcatgttgcataagttttttttataattctgaccatcctttacatttagatcttacCTGATAGTTTCATCATGTTTGTAATACTAgccatgcagttaactctaatagtcaggccttctccatcatgaggctcaatactacatagtactctagaagttttattccagctgtgacaggttgttgaatgatcttcctaatcgggtagttgaatcagtagaacttcaaaagttcaaactcgcagcgaatgtttgtatgttgaacaggcttacataagtccttttatactttaggtaacaaatattggttttaatgttgttaatgtttttaaaatattttatttcaaattttcattacttctaatatagtttatttatttccttatttccattcgtcactgggctatttttccctgttggagcccttggtcttatatgctcttgcttttccaacttgtgatgtagcttagctaataataataataataataataataataataataataataataataataatatgccattaATTCTATTCAGTTTCCATAATTTGAAAATTACCTTCGTATGAATTTCGTGAAATTAGTACGGAAATATCCTTCGAGATATCTTACAATACAAAGAAACTAAATTCTATAGTTTAGTATTGTGGAAAAACTAGAAGCCTGAAGAGGAATAAAACAAAGCatgaaaacaaagttcattttagTGTGATGAAtagataataataagattaattagAGCAAAAATTTTCTAGATAATTTTTAAAGGACATTCTCCTAGATTTTGTTGTAGTGGAGCAGATAGCAGTAACAATCTTTCATTTCCGGAAACAAGCACCAATAATGGCACACACACTACTTGCTCTTTTGATAAGACCTAAAATTAAAGTCAATGACCATTTTTCAAGATGGATGCCATTGAATATAAAGATGTATTACATTTTACACTACAATTTCAAAGAGAAGCCTTTTGAGTGACCTTGGTGTCCAATCATGTATTTTCCCAATTTGGAGACTCCGCATTTGGATCTATGTTCCTGCTCTTTAGATTCCTTGCACCACAGCATCAGTCCCAGAATCATAATCAAAGGAAACTTGCCCATATCATAGCAGCATCAGTCCAATATATTGGCTTGCATCATCAACACcggttaagatactactgctatagagttatttggtcctttgactggctacagcatattttcctttgcctacacgcacatcgaacaatctggcctattctttacacattctcctctttcatcatacacctggcaacactaaaataaatacaaaattcttcttcactcaaggtgctAACTAATACACTGTAATTTTTTGGCAGATACTTCtcactggtaagggtagaagagactctagctttagtaagcagctgttctagtagaaggacactccaaaagccaCTTTTGACCAACTCAAAAGTACCAATCATATTCAGGCCATCCTTGCCGGATTGGGCCAGTTCACTGCTATCACCATCTGACAAGTATGGATTGGAAAACCTTATTTGCTTGTAAATTAATCTATTTATTTCAGTGGCCATTTAGGAATATTGCCAAAACTAAATAACATTTACGAGTATTCAGACTTCAGTAACTTCCCAGTTGTCATGAACTTACCCCGACAAGTGTTTGATGTCCCAAAGTAAACCATCCACAAACATCGAAGGTCCTCATTCGCCTGAGTTTCATCAGACACAGTGACATCTgccaaaacaaataatataaaggaaaagtCGTCGTTTTAGGGTATTCTTTTGTTAAGTTTAATTATGGCACCTGTTCTGAGTTTAGAAGTGAGAATGACCCATTCATATATTAGATGGTATGCGTCAAATTATGTCACTTCAATGGCAAAATGCCATCTTTTGAATTTCTGATGTTATTCACTATTGCCAATTAATGTGCGTTGAAAAGGGTATCAGCAATGAATGCAACTTTTGCACTcaggagtattatatatatatatatatatatatctatagatagatagatagatagatggatagatagatatatagataaatatatatcattattattattattattattattattattgttattattattattatcaataataataataataataataataataataataataatatggcagctATTGTGGAGACATCTTTCTGTGACACTTCTATTTACCAAACTTCCGATTttacaaagaaaacaagaaaatcttgGAGCTGTGTACTATCGGAGTCTCACATTATTAAAActtataaatctataaatctataacaTTAAGTAAATCATCCTTAATAGGTGAATTGTGAGCCTTTTATGAGTCTTGTCATAAATATTTCCGTCagtgtaaagtaaagtaaacatttgcttacaagagcacgctctacatttactcccaaattatgctttcctgcagctctcctgtttttgtacagtaattaggaggttctttaaatgctgggaaagcaaaaaaaagcaagatatgttgcgggaagggggagggggagggggaagggtgggtgAAGGAggtactcaaaagtgtcactatttgtgaaatgtttattttatatttggtaaatattttatataaatcatattaaagtgttttcttaaagaaactattttgagattgAATAGTTTTCCCAGaggacgttttgctacactaacgccatctattgaccactgcctaaggatgcctgccaatttcccgctaATGAAAACaatcatacgctgcaaaaatagtcattctcgtaaaaagtttctttaaaaaaaaataactagatttattgtcaagtattaccaaataaaatatgcaattcacGAATAGTGACACGTTTGAGTAATTGATAAATATTTAATttagcatatattttgaatatatatcaaatgtccgctgacgtcacaaacttaTCTGATTGACTATGTTAAGGATGTCATCATGTCAGTTCCCTGTCACTTAGTACCTCcttcaccaacccctccccctccatccccctccctcaacatatcttgctaaatttctgctttcccagcatttaaagaatctcctaattactgtacaaaaagaggagatgcaggaatgcataattatggagtaaatggagagcgtgctcttgtaaataaATAGGGTAAAGTAATTGTTATTTATTCGTAGTATGTGTTTTGGGACTCAGTGGCTCAGTCCAATGTATGCTAACCTTCCTGGCATTATTATTTATCGGTTCATTAGCGATGTTTAGTAAGTAAGATACATAAACTGACTAAGGATCTTATCTTTCTCGCTTACGTAAGTTATGTCTTAGTTCAATCGTGTACTTTCCACACAATATGCCTTTAAATActggaactcttcttcttcttacatgttccCGGAATAGACTGATCtacttttatatctaaatataGCTCTGATATcagatttttatatattgatttatgtgtTTTTATTCAACTTTTATCTGTGTGCCTTGATAACAAAATGTAAATAAGATCATTTTAATGGCTAATAACTTCAGaaaaaaattggagagagagagagagagagagagagagagagagagagagagagagagagagagagcgttgcttACCTGGGAAAGCATTATAGCACCCCGGTTTTCGATAGCCAATCTTTCAATTTTTCGCTCAATTTCTGTAACCTGCAAAAGATCATATTCTTGAAAAaatcaaacatacatatacatgaatgcacacacacatacacacacacacacatatatatatatatatatatatatatatatatatatatatatatatatatatatatatatatatatatatatatatatatatatatatatatatatatatatgtgtgtgtgtgtgtgtgtgtgtgtgtgtgtgtgtgtgtgtgtgtggaaatttaagtatgaatatatttataatcattttaatgtGATAGAATTATTCTTTAATTACTAACTATATTGTAACCTACTAATAGTTATGACGAAAGTAAGATACTGAATAACAATTATTGATCcactattgatatatatttataagctatgagaaagcttttgattctgtcaaaattccaTCAGTAAAGAAAACACTTGAAAGGCAAGGAATTGATGAATCTTATGTAGGACACTTAAGGACATTtataaaggaagtacagcaatcctaaaactatataaagatagagagaaaactccaattgagaaaggagtaagaCAGGGAAATTCCATCCCTACTAAAATATcgacagttcttttttttttttttaatttagatcgggaaaatgtggggattaacattaatgggaaaaccTTAACAACCCAACATTTGCAGATGATATGGTTCTGTTTAGCGAATCGTGGGAGGAATTTTAAAAGATGATagacgatttgaatagagaaaacagaaatgtcgaactgaaaatgaatatgagtaaaactaaagtaatgttcaatgaaaatacacagAGTCTACCAATAAGGGTTATggttgaacctctagagattgttattgaatatacctacttaggacagaCGGTAAATGTTTCACTAGGGCATGAGACCAAaataaaaaggataagcatgggatggagagcttttggactaataacggctgatgatgaagacGATGATAATTATGGATAATCGCCCAAATTTCAAGGTAACATTACCTGATCAGTGTACATTTGGCCAGATAAACAAATGCTGATGGAGATGCCATTTGTTGCCAGAAAATCCAACATTTCCACGTTGAATCCGACACTTCCTCGCACCACTCTGTAGATCTGGACAATAGTGTACCCCATGGAGATTAATAGTGTGCTGCTCAGGAACCCGCTCATGTAAGAGGCAGTGATCGTCTGAAGTTCATCCACCTTGatagacagagagacagaaatgagGACTAGATGgaaattttcttgaaataaaagCTTGCACACGAACATGCAAAGTCAAGGATGAAATATTCACAAAGCTGTAGGCTATGTTAAACACAAAAACAGAGGAACCAAAGGTTTTGTTTACCTTATCCAAATGTTCCATAAGTCTCCCTATCTGATCATGAACACTTTGTTGCCCTTGGAAACGACTGGAAGATGTCCAGATATCTCTCGACTTCATATTGCTAATGGTTACTTTTATTTCGTCAACTGCCCTATGCATAAAGGACACAAAGAATTTCAGCGACACTGTGAGAATTAGAACAACAGTCAATCCTCCATAAAAGATGGAACAAGCGTTGAATAATCCCAGGAGGTTCCTGCAGGAGATGCTGCTCGTAACATCTATGAGTGATCtaacaaagaaataaagatgacaagaGACACACACGGCGAATTTAGCTTCTGTCAAAATCGTCAGCACAGAAGGCTGGATCCTACACCAATGCTCATCTGCATTAAACACAGCTATGCCACGAACAAACGCTGCCAAGTCTTTGGCTCTCCAGATACATAACAGAACTCTGATGTTGTAACTGACGATAATAAATCCACCCGCCAGAATCATGACAATAGTCCCTGTTGTCTCTGCAGTGTAAATCTGATTCCAAATCGTTGAGACAATGATGCAACAGTAACTCAAGTTGAGACAATTGGCTAAAACGGTCCACAGTACTGTGTAGACACAAATGCTCAGGCAAAACTGTTTGCCTTTCTTCCATGAATACGGGAAATATCCACAGATTTGGAGGACCCGCAAGAAGATCTGGAGTGTATACCAGTTGGAGAGAGATTTCGGGGCCATGATCATTTCCCCGAATGGAAAGAAATGAGTTTGAATGACTTGTATAGCAGCTGCGTTTCTCTACACTGGCCAGAGACTAATGCGTAAATGTTTCTCCTCTCAACGTTTATGGACGATTTCAATTGTGATACAGGTTCGCTGGAATGGTAATTATTCTTCTAAGATCCAAATAGCTTGCATGCCCCAAATTGTCTTTGATTACTTTGTTCAAAGTTATAAACAACGTACTATATCGCAAAACAAACTTTCACGACAGTGGAGATCTAACAAAGGGCTTAATACCactaatctatttcatttttccggTAAGTTGATTAAACCCAGCGTGAGTCCAGATTAAGAATATACTATTGACAGTACAATTACCGCGAATTGATGGCGCAAAACATTGTTTTATTGTGTGTCTGTTTGGGGGgctttttatattattgatatttaacATTAAGCTTCGGTATTTCGGTTCGGTGGCTTGTgtgagtaaaattattattattattattattgttatgttttttttttattgttattgttattttgagTGAACAGAGTTGGTATCTATTCAATTATGTCACTTTGTCTATACTTTACATTGCGTCGTTTTTACAACTTGGCATCAAAGTTCCCTTCAAGAATTGTGTAGCCACAATAAGGCAGTTTCGAGTAACAAAATGGTAAACTTTTTGGAATAATGAATCAGAGATTGAAAGCAACCAAAGCAGAAAGACAAAATGGCGGAAGTTATTTTAGCAAGAAATAAGAGATTGACCTTTAGGCTTCTAGTGTGCATACCTCATGAGGTAGTTCCCAAGTGCAGTGAGAGAGTGTGGCAATGTTTTAACCAAACGACAAAATTATGTTTTGCGAATGAAAGGTTTTTAAAAGACCAaaagatttatgttttggtcagaaacaTTAACTGCTATTTCATAGAATTCTATGTTTCTCTGTTTctaaaattttaacattttctagGTGAACAGGTTTAATAGATAGAATCTAAATTTCTTTTTGCCATAAATTatctattctaatttattttttatcacttAGGTTTACTACATATTACATTTTCGCTCTCGAATTGTTTCGGGCCAACTTTGCATGATTGAAGTTTGACTCAGTGGGCTGGTTAATCtttcttttcattaataataatgataataataataataataataataataataataataataataataataataataataataataatatctagatagTTGCAACACGGGACGGGTATTATGTTTGGAACGTGCAGTTTCCCTCCTTGAATGTCGCTCACCAAAACGCTAATTGATTTGTTAATTTGTGTAGTTTTAATGTGACGTTTCAAACTGTCATCTCGTGGAAAGGATTCAGGACATGAAGAATGATAAAAAGATTTTTCACCACTAAGGGATTTTGAATATCTAGCCAAATGGTATTTACTAAAAAATTTTAAACTACGATAAGAACAATCAAAAACTTTTGGtttcttcttaatttcttttttctagGGATTTTAAGCACCGCACAATTAATCATGTCACTAAACTCAGCGAGTTTTTGCTGACTTGATTGATAATCTTGAACCAAATTGAACTCtgaagaaagttatatatatatatatagatatatatatatatatatatatatatatatatatatatatatatatatatatatatatatatatatataggagaaaaaAGAGTCTGGATAACATCTTTCATGTTTATTGATGGCGACGTTTcgtgactcatcccattatcaaggctgtAAAGGACACGTAAAACTTTCTTAAGGAAACACTCAGTAAAAAATATAGTTAaatatagaatacaaaaaaaaacagtttaaaattaaagttataaacACAAGTATAAGTAAAAActggaaataaaataaagttaagtaaaagaaaagtgttttaaaacagaaatataaaaaaattaaaattgtctaaggagaccaacctgtcttgactaaagtagagaactgagtgactatcttaAGTACagcactcaggaagaaaattctaaagttGTCAGCTTGAGCGATGTGGAGGgtgacagaggataattggctctTTAGTTGAGGAGCCTGTTCTTTAATTAtcaacgactctaatactagtagagaggagttgtttggcgcttgagcaatgactTCAAAGTTTTTATAAGTAATGCTAGTCttgcatttatatgtatgttaCAGTTGAGAACTCTTTGGTGTTGAGCACGCATCCAGTTCAATGGTTAACTCCCCGATTAGCATCAATGTGATTTTCAGCAGACTTTTtttggaacccacataatttccgagattacatctcggacaagtaaacatataaactACTGAAGAACGccttagatcggggagagaatccttaaatttAAACGAGGATCCCACTGTCAGGGATCCTTGAAAATTAGTTAAACTAAGACAGGATAGtttccttagacaattttaatttttgtatatttcagtttaaagatatttttcttttagctAATTTGATCTTATTTCCAGTTTTTATTTGTACCTGTGTTTATAACTTtaatcttaaacttttattttatgtattttatattgaaCTATATTTATACTGAGTGTTTGCTTACAATGTTTTATATGTcctttttagccttgataatgggacgaGTCCCGATACGTCGGCAACAATAAACATGAAAGATGTTATCCAGACTCTTCGTTCTCCTGTTTATTTAATCACTGAAGCTTTCCAGGTGTAAAAAccttcctccacacacacacacacacacacacacacacacacacacacacacatatatatatatatatatgtaacaactaCCAGGCTAATGAGGAATATAGATGGATAAACAAGGAAACAAAGATAATGTTATTAATTGCAAAGGGAGAAACCACGAGAGAGTTTTCTAAGATGATAGGAACAATGGAGGGAGAAAAGATAACCTACAGAAATGCAAAAGCAAGAAGAAAAGACAAGCAGGATGTAGGATAAGTAGGAATGATTCAAGATGAAAATGAAACTATCTAAATTGAGGAAGAAGTCAAGAGAAGATGAAAAGCCTATTTTTCACAACTATTAAAACACTGATAATGAGTATGAAGAACTAGAGAATGCTCCTCCAGTAGAAGGACCAATGATGAAGTTAAGAATGTGacaaagaaaggaaaagtaaataaaactgCTGGAAAATCACAGTTACCAGTAGAAATGAATGAGGCATTGAAaaatttaggtaaagtaagtgtacACATATTGGAAAAGATCTGGGATGTAGAGGATAGGCCAAGGGAATAGGAAGATAGTTGGATGACCAAATTGTGTACACAAAAATGAGACATCTTCTGTATCATTATGGACACTACATCATCAGAattaaagaacaatgaagaattgtgggaactGGTGTTAGCTGAcgatttagtcattatagcagaaaaagaagaagagcaaagaatatttttaacatgaaaaggagccctagaaaggaaaggattgagaTGAACATTTGGTAGACAGAGCTAATAATTATAGTAGAGAAAGGTTTGAATGAGTAAACATTCAAGTGGGATCAATATTAACAGAGGAGGGAattactgagaaagcagtgagacaaATAGTAGAAGAGGCATGGACTTGTTTATCAGACCTATGACTCAAAATGAAGATCTATAAGTCAGTTATCAAGACCATACTATTATATGGGGAAGAAACTTGGGCACCTAAGAAGAAGGAGGAGGGACTGTTGCAAGGAAATGAGAGGAgaatggtgagatggattgcttgAATATCGCTACTGGAAAAAGGGGGAGAGTCAAAATAttagaagaatgtgtggtatatgtaatgtaaaagataaggctagAGAACCTCGTCTGAGATTCCATGGCCATGTATTAAGAAAGGAAGAGGTGGGAtgaatcaagagagctaagaacataccAGTAATGGGGAGGTGAAGTATGGGGTGTCAGTGGATTAGATGGATGGATGTgatgaggagggatatgggtgaaCTAGGACTAAGGGAAAATACCAGGAATAGAAATAGATAGAGAAAGTTGACTTGAGCAGCCGATTTCGCTATTACAGTAGGACTAATAATATTTAAGGAAGATCTAAAATATTGGTAACACCAGAAAGTTTCCCTGCGA
This genomic stretch from Palaemon carinicauda isolate YSFRI2023 chromosome 21, ASM3689809v2, whole genome shotgun sequence harbors:
- the LOC137614656 gene encoding uncharacterized protein, which codes for MGYTIVQIYRVVRGSVGFNVEMLDFLATNGISISICLSGQMYTDQVTEIERKIERLAIENRGAIMLSQMSLCLMKLRRMRTFDVCGWFTLGHQTLVGMASFIATYLVVLLQVGGEQSFSFETIL